A genomic stretch from Candidatus Methylomirabilota bacterium includes:
- a CDS encoding endonuclease NucS, with protein MNCKLCATVLEEGARNCPNCGHEVGAKVGPEKGKGVKSTKTIPPTPVRLDLDLEEEDVEREPEPEVGVEFDLEEEVERVIEAPKGSVVSTPIFTLDAAGLRKMLARQPELLEPGLNIVTDEKGRLVGSGYATDVGTIDLLARDAKGGLVVVTVVEFGQDEEVVAEMLQRIGWVRKNLGKGKQKVRGIVVLEQVPKNLSYAAAAVADTIAFKTYWVALTFGDVEI; from the coding sequence ATGAACTGCAAGCTCTGTGCGACAGTGCTGGAGGAAGGCGCTCGCAACTGCCCGAACTGCGGGCATGAGGTGGGCGCAAAGGTAGGTCCTGAAAAAGGGAAGGGTGTCAAATCCACCAAGACAATTCCCCCCACACCTGTAAGGCTCGACCTGGATTTGGAAGAAGAAGATGTGGAGCGGGAACCGGAGCCGGAGGTGGGCGTCGAGTTTGATTTGGAGGAGGAAGTTGAGAGGGTGATCGAGGCTCCGAAGGGCTCCGTCGTGAGCACCCCCATTTTCACTCTGGATGCGGCTGGACTCCGAAAGATGTTAGCGAGACAGCCAGAGCTCTTGGAACCAGGACTGAACATTGTGACTGATGAAAAAGGGAGACTGGTTGGATCGGGTTATGCCACCGATGTCGGCACGATCGATTTGTTAGCCCGGGATGCAAAAGGGGGCCTTGTGGTCGTGACGGTCGTTGAATTCGGGCAGGATGAGGAGGTGGTGGCAGAGATGCTGCAGCGGATTGGCTGGGTCCGGAAGAATCTGGGAAAGGGGAAGCAAAAAGTCCGGGGGATCGTCGTGCTGGAACAGGTTCCCAAAAACCTGAGTTACGCGGCCGCCGCCGTGGCCGACACGATCGCCTTCAAAACATATTGGGTCGCGCTGACCTTCGGCGATGTGGAGATCTGA
- the queA gene encoding tRNA preQ1(34) S-adenosylmethionine ribosyltransferase-isomerase QueA produces MNRELTDASSRNDYYLPAGLIAQYPPPERDASRLLVVRREDGAILHRRFRDLGTVLRPGDLLVLNDTKVIPARLFGRRRGGGQVEVLLIAEEDRNRWWALVKPGRGLPVGRRLSFQEGAGAEVLDCGEGGRRLLQFDGVEDIFALLPSIGEMPLPPYIKRGDRSQERVHDRALDAERYQTVYAKDAGAIAAPTAGLHFTEPVLTAMERHGVEIAFLTLHVGVGTFKPVTVDRVTEHRMGPERYIIPEKTATAVKRAKAEGRRVVAVGTTTTRALEDAALQGGVVRAGEGTAFLFITRGHPFQVVDTLLTNFHLPRSTLLILVCAFAGRDLILKAYADATRKRYRFYSYGDAMVIL; encoded by the coding sequence GTGAACCGTGAACTGACTGATGCATCTTCGCGAAATGATTATTATCTCCCAGCGGGGTTGATAGCCCAGTATCCTCCCCCAGAGCGGGATGCCTCTCGCCTGTTAGTCGTTCGACGGGAGGATGGAGCGATACTCCACCGGCGGTTTCGCGACCTAGGCACGGTGCTCCGACCGGGGGACCTCTTGGTGCTCAACGATACGAAAGTGATCCCGGCTCGGCTCTTCGGGCGGCGCAGAGGAGGAGGACAGGTTGAGGTTTTGCTCATCGCGGAGGAGGATCGGAATCGCTGGTGGGCCCTGGTGAAGCCGGGCAGAGGGCTGCCTGTGGGCCGACGGCTGAGCTTTCAAGAGGGGGCAGGGGCTGAGGTGCTCGATTGCGGTGAAGGGGGACGGCGTCTCCTGCAGTTTGATGGGGTTGAGGACATTTTCGCGCTGCTTCCCTCCATTGGGGAAATGCCACTTCCGCCGTACATCAAGCGCGGAGACCGCAGCCAAGAGCGGGTGCACGACCGCGCGCTCGATGCCGAGCGCTACCAGACGGTGTATGCGAAAGATGCCGGGGCCATCGCCGCTCCTACCGCTGGGCTTCATTTTACCGAGCCCGTGCTGACAGCGATGGAGCGGCATGGCGTAGAGATTGCCTTTCTCACCCTCCACGTAGGGGTGGGCACCTTCAAGCCGGTCACGGTCGATCGGGTAACAGAGCACCGGATGGGGCCAGAGCGGTACATCATTCCTGAGAAGACCGCAACGGCCGTCAAGCGGGCAAAGGCCGAAGGACGGCGGGTGGTGGCAGTCGGGACCACGACGACGAGGGCATTGGAAGACGCCGCGCTGCAGGGGGGAGTGGTCCGGGCGGGGGAGGGTACGGCCTTTCTCTTCATCACCCGAGGCCACCCATTTCAGGTGGTGGATACACTCCTGACCAACTTTCACCTCCCCCGGTCCACGCTGCTCATCCTCGTGTGTGCCTTTGCCGGAAGGGATCTGATTCTCAAAGCGTATGCAGATGCGACGCGGAAGCGGTATCGGTTTTACAGTTACGGTGATGCAATGGTGATTTTGTGA